A region of Lathamus discolor isolate bLatDis1 chromosome 14, bLatDis1.hap1, whole genome shotgun sequence DNA encodes the following proteins:
- the LOC136022004 gene encoding uncharacterized protein LOC136022004 isoform X1, which yields MRPRCGSRVGARTRKCSAGKWPLSHALSFPALLHLVSFTCSLHWKNEDVVGTVLQEQGSGFSLLLSSKNYTGRLRPLQSLALEQALLLPLSFPDISQTVKSIPQLSHLLQEEPPLGAFSKAKQERNIEKNIRKPVPAPRPGIKAGHGRRAEHCAEPCRAQLQPCTQIPQLHSTMKVSAAALVALLLVAARSPSEAHIDAVPTTCCFTYHQRPIPRCLITSAYIISSSCSQPGVIMVTKKELCTDPRAAWVQAQVQHFRA from the exons atgagaccaag GTGTGGTTCAAGAGTGGGAGCAAGGACCCGcaagtgcagtgctgggaagtggCCCTTGAGCCATGCCCTGAGCTTCCCGGCTCTTCTTCACTTGGTCTCCTTCACCTGCTCCCTGCACTGGAAGAACGAGGACGTGGTGGGCAccgtgctgcaggagcagggttCAGGCTTCAG cctccttctttcctccaagAACTACACgggacgcttgaggcccctgcagaGTTTGGCCCTGGAGCAAGcactcctgcttcctctcagcttccctgataTCTCGCAGACTGTGAagagcatcccgcagctcagtcacctgctgcaggaggagccacCTCTTGGGGCATTCTCAAAggcaaaacaagaaaggaaCATAGAGAAGAACATAAGGAAG CCTGTGcccgccccgcggccggggATAAAAGCAGGGCATGGCCGCAGGGCCGAGCAttgtgcagagccctgcagagcccagctccagccctgcacgCAGATCCCTCAGCTCCACAGCACCATGAAGGTCTCCGCAGCCGCTCTGGTCGCTCTCCTCCTCGTGGCTGCCCGCTCCCCATCTGAGGCCCATATCG ATGCTGTCCCCACCACATGCTGCTTCACCTACCACCAGCGCCCCATCCCGCGGTGCCTCATCACCTCTGCCTATAtcatcagcagcagctgcagccagccaggagtgat catggtcaccaagaaggagctgtgcacagacccccgggcggcctgggtgcaggcacaGGTGCAGCACttcagagcctga
- the LOC136022004 gene encoding C-C motif chemokine 13-like isoform X3 produces MKVSAAALVALLLVAARSPSEAHIDAVPTTCCFTYHQRPIPRCLITSAYIISSSCSQPGVIMVTKKELCTDPRAAWVQAQVQHFRA; encoded by the exons ATGAAGGTCTCCGCAGCCGCTCTGGTCGCTCTCCTCCTCGTGGCTGCCCGCTCCCCATCTGAGGCCCATATCG ATGCTGTCCCCACCACATGCTGCTTCACCTACCACCAGCGCCCCATCCCGCGGTGCCTCATCACCTCTGCCTATAtcatcagcagcagctgcagccagccaggagtgat catggtcaccaagaaggagctgtgcacagacccccgggcggcctgggtgcaggcacaGGTGCAGCACttcagagcctga
- the LOC136022004 gene encoding uncharacterized protein LOC136022004 isoform X2: protein MRCGSRVGARTRKCSAGKWPLSHALSFPALLHLVSFTCSLHWKNEDVVGTVLQEQGSGFSLLLSSKNYTGRLRPLQSLALEQALLLPLSFPDISQTVKSIPQLSHLLQEEPPLGAFSKAKQERNIEKNIRKPVPAPRPGIKAGHGRRAEHCAEPCRAQLQPCTQIPQLHSTMKVSAAALVALLLVAARSPSEAHIDAVPTTCCFTYHQRPIPRCLITSAYIISSSCSQPGVIMVTKKELCTDPRAAWVQAQVQHFRA from the exons atgag GTGTGGTTCAAGAGTGGGAGCAAGGACCCGcaagtgcagtgctgggaagtggCCCTTGAGCCATGCCCTGAGCTTCCCGGCTCTTCTTCACTTGGTCTCCTTCACCTGCTCCCTGCACTGGAAGAACGAGGACGTGGTGGGCAccgtgctgcaggagcagggttCAGGCTTCAG cctccttctttcctccaagAACTACACgggacgcttgaggcccctgcagaGTTTGGCCCTGGAGCAAGcactcctgcttcctctcagcttccctgataTCTCGCAGACTGTGAagagcatcccgcagctcagtcacctgctgcaggaggagccacCTCTTGGGGCATTCTCAAAggcaaaacaagaaaggaaCATAGAGAAGAACATAAGGAAG CCTGTGcccgccccgcggccggggATAAAAGCAGGGCATGGCCGCAGGGCCGAGCAttgtgcagagccctgcagagcccagctccagccctgcacgCAGATCCCTCAGCTCCACAGCACCATGAAGGTCTCCGCAGCCGCTCTGGTCGCTCTCCTCCTCGTGGCTGCCCGCTCCCCATCTGAGGCCCATATCG ATGCTGTCCCCACCACATGCTGCTTCACCTACCACCAGCGCCCCATCCCGCGGTGCCTCATCACCTCTGCCTATAtcatcagcagcagctgcagccagccaggagtgat catggtcaccaagaaggagctgtgcacagacccccgggcggcctgggtgcaggcacaGGTGCAGCACttcagagcctga
- the LOC136022102 gene encoding coiled-coil domain-containing protein 183-like yields the protein MESCSVSVAEGRRTAVAATYAVGLESQGSRSSIMLGQKPNLSKRIREMRASIALQGLARTFYSKPEEEKLNQNRELLPQLREAVQEDTHVLGRVRKVPAGPICCLHDCGSAGAAEPASPLVLSRSRKCRAAVGWDRPQPCSDVLSALLCPQHELTLSEACGAEQPLGIALASKTVEVAQEKLRAEIYGWVNTCNMLLYQVKQRSRAKEQLQRRLQQLQDVRMDEKQHQAQVVRTLESSIEKTQTKVRAGQKVTALYVAVRDALRKELAHLPLHLDVLSETAELQHGEVEDMELRASHGLRAARVAKEHKARMEAQLGAERELRARTLAARKVPVDRRWLKEAEERLLKVQARHDVARDLLSLPDQDPLVAAKPEATKSRLERDAWLTEKMEKAKAAVQCSCLWDVPGRLLAQQKSLAALEQYLRGRQEKQQELKKALKELEMQRDELKFRQPADTSRCCWAPDSHAKGATSPGGRGACAWGLEEELRTRLQWEEARLAERRAQLLRSQETLLEFANGLDSLWGRLRGITVPGQEHSVKAVGAHEKLQQCEQKLQYLVQRVAHLPPCSHSEDDETFVKVRQLLEKTLMNEPQNQKVSLEDVCMRVQGRKGDTSHSNCRSPCLLAFLGLLAHLPVSQQSPTQELLRVLGLTSAVSRALSMVLLLYDSDFGDNQSGLVLSREDIKKQGLRLIERKKKSKRK from the exons ATGGAGAGCTG CTCCGTGAGCGTTGCAGAGGGCCGTAGAACTGCAGTGGCTGCTACGTAcgcagtggggctggagagccaaggcagcaggagcagcatcaTGCTGGGCCAGAAGCCAAACCTCAGCAAGCGCATCCGTGAAATGAGGGCCAGCATAGCCCTGCAAG GGCTAGCGAGGACGTTTTACTCCaagccagaggaagaaaagttaaATCAGAAccgggagctgctgccccagctgcgAGAAGCGGTGCAGGAGGATACCCATGTCCTGGGCCGTGTGCGGAAGGTACCAGCAGGTCCCATTTGCTGCCTCCATGACTGTGGCTCTGCcggagctgcagagccagcttcTCCACTGGTCctctccaggagcaggaagTGCAGGGCAGCAGTAGGCTGGGACCGTCCCCAGCCTTGCAGTGATGTGCTCTCTGCCCTTCTTTGCCCACAGCATGAGCTCACACTCTCTGAGGCTTGCggagcagagcagcccttgggcaTTGCTTTGGCCAGTAAGACGGTGGAG GTGGCCCAGGAGAAGCTGCGGGCCGAAATCTATGGCTGGGTGAACACGTGCAACATGCTGCTGTACCAGGTGAAGCAGCGGAGCCGGgccaaggagcagctgcagaggcggctgcagcagctgcaggatgtgCGGATGGACGAgaagcagcaccaggcacag GTGGTTCGGACGCTGGAGAGCAGCATTGAGAAGACGCAGACAAAAGTCCGCGCTGGGCAGAAGGTGACTGCCCTGTACGTGGCGGTGCGGGATGCCCTGAGGAAG GAGCTGGCCCACCTGCCTCTGCACCTGGACGTGCTGAGTGAGACGGCCGAGCTGCAGCACGGGGAGGTGGAAGACATGGAGCTCAGGGCCTCGCATGGTCTCAGGGCTGCTCGTGTAGCCAAG gagcaCAAGGCCAGGATGGAAGCCCAGTTGGGTGCCGAGAGGGAGCTCAGGGCCCGCACCCTGGCTGCTCGGAAAGTGCCCGTAGACAGACGCTGGctcaaggaagcagaagaaaggcttcTGAAAGTG CAAGCCAGGCATGACGTCGCCAGGGACTTGCTGAGCCTGCCCGACCAGGACCCGCTGGTGG CTGCCAAACCGGAGGCCACCAAGTCCCGGCTGGAGCGTGACGCCTGGCTGACggagaagatggagaaggcCAAGGCTGCGGTGCAGTGCTCCTGCCTCTGG GACGTCCCCGgcaggctcctggcacagcagaaGTCCCTGGCGGCACTCGAACAGTACCTCAGAGGGcgccaggagaagcagcaggagctgaagaaggcactgaaggagctggagatgcaGCGGGATGAGCTGAAGTTTCGCCAGCCCGCAGACACAAGCAGGTGCTGCTGGGCTCCGGACAGCCATGCCAAAGGGGCCACCAGCCCTGGGGGCAGGGGGGCATGTGCATG ggggctggaggaggagctgagGACGAGGCTGCAGTGGGAGGAGGCTCGGCTGGCAGAGAGGCGAGCgcagctgctgaggagccaGGAGACGCTGCTGGAGTTTGCAAACGGACTCGACAGCCTCTGGGGCCGTCTGCGGGGCATCACCGTGCCTGGCCAG GAGCATTCTGTCAAGGCCGTGGGAGCGCACGAGAAGctccagcagtgtgagcagaagctgcagtacctggtgcagcgggtggctcacctgcccccctgcagccacagcgaGGATGATGAG ACTTTTGTGAAggtcaggcagctgctggagaaaacCCTCATGAACGAGCCGCAGAACCAGAAGGTTTCCTTGGAGGACGTGTGCATGAGGGTCCAAGGTAGGAAAGGGGACACATCCCACAGCAACTGCCGCAGCCCCTGCCTCCTGGCATTTCTGGGCCTCCTTGCCCAcctcccagtgtcccagcagagcccaaCCCAGGAGTTGCTCCGGGTGCTGGGGCTGACCTCGGCTGTCTCCAGGGCTTTGAGCATGGTGCTGCTTTTAT ACGATTCTGATTTTGGGGACAACCAGAGCGGCCTTGTCCTCAGCAGAGAAGACATCAAGAAGCAAGGGCTGCGGCTgattgaaaggaagaagaaaagcaagaggaagtaG
- the LOC136021907 gene encoding vitamin K epoxide reductase complex subunit 1-like yields the protein MAARAALCVPGAALSLYALYVERARARDPGYCARWDLAEAVSCTRVIASRWGHGLGLVEPLLGWDSAASVPSGAVGVVFCLLQGVLGPVRGRGASAVLLASSVASALASLWLAAILAFVMHDLCPVCLSTYGLNLLLLRLNLRRWRQRPQTD from the coding sequence ATGGCGGCGCGCGCGGCGCTGTGCGTGCCCGGGGCGGCGCTCTCCCTGTACGCGCTCTATGTGGAGCGGGCGCGCGCGCGGGACCCCGGGTACTGCGCACGCTGGGACCTGGCCGAGGCGGTGTCGTGCACGCGCGTGATCGCGTCCCGGTGGGGGCATGgcctggggctggtggagccACTGCTGGGCTGGGACAGCGCCGCCAGCGTCCCCAGTGGGGCCGTGGGGGTCGTGTTCTGCCTCCTGCAAGGGGTTCTGGGGCCCGTGCGTGGCCGCGGggcctctgctgtgctgctggcgTCGTCGGTGGCGTCGGCGCTGGCGTCGCTGTGGCTGGCGGCCATCTTGGCCTTCGTCATGCACGACCTCTGCCCCGTCTGCCTCAGCACCTACGGCCTcaacctgctcctgctgcgCCTCAACCTGCGCCGCTGGCGCCAGCGCCCCCAAACCGACTGA